A stretch of DNA from Deltaproteobacteria bacterium:
TTTCTCGGCTTCCGCGAAGTCCTCCTTTTCGAAGTACGCGTCGCCTGCGAGGCGGAGGGCGGCGCGGAGTTCGACCGGAGTGCGGGCGAGCACCGCAGCCCTGTCGGCGGCTTCGGCCGCAAGAACAGGCTGCCGGAGGTTTGCGTGCGCCCGTGCCCGGTCCATGCTTACAAGGTATATCCGCTCGCCTCGGGGAAAGGATCGTTCGTACTCCCGGCAGAGACGAATGACCTCTTCCCGGGAAGGCGCGTCGGCGGGGGATGAGACGTCCTTGGCGGACTGGACGGCCATATACCGTGAGGCTTCTCCTCTTGCACCGCGGGGACGGAGGGCGACCGCCTCGAAGGCCGCGGCAGCCTCGCGCTTACTTCCGTCCTCGAACAGCAGCCATGCCCGCTGGTAAGCGATCTCCTCCGCCTTCGGCGATGATGGATACAGCGAAAGGGATGCGTCGTAAAGCGACAGCACGGTGCGGCGGTCGCCCGGAGGCGACTGCCGGGATCGCGCGTGGAAATAAAAAGCCGCGGTGCGCAAGGCCTCCTCGGAAACGGCGTCCGCCCTGACCGCTTCTTCCCGGGTCCTTAAGGTATGCGCACGCCATGCGCTACCGGTACCGAAGAGCAGGTGGAACTTCGCCTTGCGCGCGTGACTTTCCTCTTCCCTGCCGGCCTTCAGGAGCGCATCCGCCGCGGTCATTTCCGCGGCGATCCTTTCCGCCGCCGTGGAGTATTTCCTCCCCAACCGGTCTGCTACCGATACCGCCTCCGCGTAATGATTCTGCGTCACCTGGAGATCCTGTATAAGGAGCAGGAGGGCGGGCGCGTATGCCGATCCCCCGCGCCGCTCGAGCAGCGCCTCCGCATCGACGTCCATCTTCCCTTCCACAAGAGAGCGTGCTGCCATCGCGAGCGCTTCGGCGGGGACTCCGCCGGTGCGCCGCGCGTCCGGCGATAACAGAATGGAGGAAAGGAACGGCTCGACCGCCTCCCGGGGGCGTCCCTGGAGAAATATGGACCAGCCCGCCTTGAAAAGGGCGGTTGACCTTATTTCGGGGGCGGCGGCGCCCGACACCCGACCGTAGGATTCTTCGGCGCCGGGAAAATCGTATTCATCGAACGCGTATTCTCCCAGCCTCAAGTTGATCTCGTCGGCGAACCGTGTGCCGGGGTTGCGCGCAAGCAGCGCCTTCATGGTCATCACTGCGTTGTCCGCCTCGCCGTTTTCCTGGAAGGAGAGCGCTAGCCCGTAGGCAGCCTGCTCCCAATAAGGGCTGTCCGGATACTCCTCGATCACCCTCCGGAAGAGGGATGCCGGAACGGAGTAGTCGGATTTCCCCCCGGGAACTTCCTCCTTCCCGAGGTACCGGGATTCCTCTTCCTCGTAGCGCAGCTCCGCAAGGGCGTACAGCGCTTCGTCGGCTACGGGGCCGCGGTCGCCCGGAGCGGGAAGTATCGCTTGCCAGTGCCCGATCGCTTCCGCGAGAAGGTCCTGCCTCCGGTCTTCCAGCCGCCATTCCGTCGCCGCCCGCGCTGCAAGGTACCGCGCATTGAACTCGCTCCGGCCGATCGCCGCAAGCAGCTCCCCTACCGCACCGGAAAGCTCGCGCCGGGCCGCCGCATGCGTTTCCGATTTTCGCCCGGCGAGCTTCAATGAATCGTCGTCGAGGCGCTTGCGGTACGCATCCAGCGTCGCCTCCCATACGGCAAGCTCCTCCCGCGCCGCTTTCAGGGACGGATCGGCTCCCTGCGCCTTCGAGGCCGTCATGGCCATGGCCTCTGCGGCGATTTCGGCCTTCTCGAGCTGGACCGAAAGGCGGGCCACGTATTCCGCCTTCCAACCGTTCCTGATCACCGCCTTGCGGATCGCCGCCATGCCCTCAAGGGCGTAAAGCGCGTCTTCGATCCCCGCGAGCCGCCGCCGGGCGTAGAGGAGCATCCTCCTGTCATCCGGGCGAAGGGCATGCGCGGAATCCCCGCTTTCCACCGCGTCAGCCGCGGTCCGGATGCGCGCGATGCGGTCGTGGATTTCCATGGATTTCGCGTCCACCTTCCCGATCAGCGCGGATCGTCGAGGATCCATCTTCGCTCCCCACGAGGGCAGCGAAAGGGAACGGGCGGATTCGCGGAGCCTCTCCCTCATGGCCCGGATCTCGCCGCCGCCGTCCTGCGCCGCCTTGACGATCTCTCCGGCGCGGCGAATCCCTCCTTCCACGGACCGCTTGCGCAAGACCGTTCCATCCTTCGCGGCGGCGATGCGGCGGGAAAGGTCCACGATTTCCGACTCGAGCTTGCGATGCCCTTCGTGGAGCGCGGATGCGGAGAGGAACCGCCCTCCCGCCGCAAGGAACCTTCCCGCGTCCTCGTCATACGGAAAGAGAGCGGACAAGGATTTCCAAAGGCGGTCCGCTCCATCCACGGTGCCGTCCCAAAAAGCTCTGCGTTCCGCCTCCGTTTTCCAGCGGGCCGAGGTAGAGAGCGCTTCCTTCGCCGCGGCGAGGGAGCCGTGATGGTCCTTCCGCGCTTGTAGCGCAAACGCCAGCGCTTCGAGCGTCGCCGCCCGTTCAGGGAACCTTTCCGCCGCCATGTTATCGACGGCGGCCTTCAGGTCCCTGGGGTCCGCCGTCGCAACCCCGGCGCGGGAGAGCGAAAGGGCATTTGCGGGGAACGACGGGAATCCGGGCTTCGCGAGCGGCCGGAAGGCGGCTGCGGCATCCGCGGCGTCTCCCGCAGCGAGGTATCCGGAAAGGAAAGCGGCCGCACCGGGGGAGAAGGCGGACACAGCCGATACACGGCGATAGTATTCGGCCGCCTTGTCGTATTCCTTTCGCCGCCGATGGATGTTTCCGGCTTCGAAGAATGCCTCCGAACGTGCCGGTTCCCTCGTCGCCTCAACCTCTTCCGCGAGAAGGAAGAGGGCAAGGTCGGAACGGCCCGCATCCGCAAGCCGGCGCATCAGAACCGGAAGCAGGGGGGAACCGGCCCGGGCTGCGGGAGGAAGCCCAAGGAAATTCCGCATCGCCTCCCTCGGCATCCCGCGTCCCAGAAATGCTTCGGGGGAGAGAGCCACGGGCGAAGAAGGGGGGCCTGCCCAAGCCGCGCCGCACCACAGGAATAACG
This window harbors:
- a CDS encoding tetratricopeptide repeat protein: MRNFLGLPPAARAGSPLLPVLMRRLADAGRSDLALFLLAEEVEATREPARSEAFFEAGNIHRRRKEYDKAAEYYRRVSAVSAFSPGAAAFLSGYLAAGDAADAAAAFRPLAKPGFPSFPANALSLSRAGVATADPRDLKAAVDNMAAERFPERAATLEALAFALQARKDHHGSLAAAKEALSTSARWKTEAERRAFWDGTVDGADRLWKSLSALFPYDEDAGRFLAAGGRFLSASALHEGHRKLESEIVDLSRRIAAAKDGTVLRKRSVEGGIRRAGEIVKAAQDGGGEIRAMRERLRESARSLSLPSWGAKMDPRRSALIGKVDAKSMEIHDRIARIRTAADAVESGDSAHALRPDDRRMLLYARRRLAGIEDALYALEGMAAIRKAVIRNGWKAEYVARLSVQLEKAEIAAEAMAMTASKAQGADPSLKAAREELAVWEATLDAYRKRLDDDSLKLAGRKSETHAAARRELSGAVGELLAAIGRSEFNARYLAARAATEWRLEDRRQDLLAEAIGHWQAILPAPGDRGPVADEALYALAELRYEEEESRYLGKEEVPGGKSDYSVPASLFRRVIEEYPDSPYWEQAAYGLALSFQENGEADNAVMTMKALLARNPGTRFADEINLRLGEYAFDEYDFPGAEESYGRVSGAAAPEIRSTALFKAGWSIFLQGRPREAVEPFLSSILLSPDARRTGGVPAEALAMAARSLVEGKMDVDAEALLERRGGSAYAPALLLLIQDLQVTQNHYAEAVSVADRLGRKYSTAAERIAAEMTAADALLKAGREEESHARKAKFHLLFGTGSAWRAHTLRTREEAVRADAVSEEALRTAAFYFHARSRQSPPGDRRTVLSLYDASLSLYPSSPKAEEIAYQRAWLLFEDGSKREAAAAFEAVALRPRGARGEASRYMAVQSAKDVSSPADAPSREEVIRLCREYERSFPRGERIYLVSMDRARAHANLRQPVLAAEAADRAAVLARTPVELRAALRLAGDAYFEKEDFAEAEKAFRALLAAGPAPEEAKEAAKWIGFSLFRRAEKLPSSRAAEAAAIFSAVDREFPSLEIAPVARLRAGTAYAQAGKSAEAVAALLTVESSNSDPDLSIDATRRLASIFEKAGNMPAAGDRYERLASVAGASLEDRTENLLRAAGLFSRGKDEQRARKNLAAAAGLPGITPALRVQCLFRAGESARAEGRMQESDRYYGEAVSAHDAAPEAAPALAGSALFQRAEFRLRKYRELSIAPPFEKSFPAKQGALEVSANLYVEAIRWGDATIVSASLHRLGEAFEDFRSAILSSPPPKGLSDPERDEYGFLLEEKAAPIEEKAVEAYARNLRQAVAGDFRSEWVEKSLQRLKALRPARYGKKGEYAFPVLAVPVFRGIIERSAP